The Chitinophaga sp. H8 genome contains a region encoding:
- a CDS encoding SusC/RagA family TonB-linked outer membrane protein, whose translation MKLLIITLLFGALHVSAKVSAQRISITETKAPLEKVLNEIERQSGYQFWYDEGTLPAGAMVNITIRDASLEQALQLCLKGHHLKWKILKKTIVLTKESNQYFPSDAAIAPAQKITGIVRDASTGEPMFGATVVIKGTNKATVTDRQGVFELDTDDSNVVLDVSFVGYEHKLVSVSGKRGNLIILLAPALSKLGETVITGYSIKKTGELTGAVQKIGGDQLRKGITTSDVVSLLKGRATGLYISEQGAGDPTSKGGQIFVRGQSSIVGVGVDQVNEFVMPTQNYGPLLVLDGVIMPNQNLKELVNPQDIEDITILKDAAATAIYGSRAAAGVIVVNTKKGVAGQPQIMAEMKYGLNQPNRGAVRFLNGPELYDLQKRYFTEDYQVNNGSLSPQYPTLQAYLDNRLPALADVQNGFDWQKYGFINSNTKEVNLSARGGTENTRYYIGGTYYDEQSTGVNNGLQRTTFRVNLENKLTKRLTTNISLNGIFDSGKRENSNTGTFLYSMIPWVNPYNADGSPKSVLEYKMNGRTQKSANPIFENQYNYIHTKAQRFTGSIKLDYKLTDWLSFSSTNSANLNYTKDERYIDVRSYAGSGTATSSKGFLGTSTNYLNNFLTSNQLNFRKSLGVHSIRALVATEYGRTRIENMLVNVNNVRAGYPVISLGRMVGNRYDYTIYGIPTTKQGNIEGGKEDRASFSAFGEAGYTYDDRYSVSASLRTDASSSFGSDKRYGTFYSVGGAWIISNEHFAKDLKFLSNLKLRTNYGTSGSQLGDNFLTRTLYDPSYTYSGQGAAIISVLANPDLKWEVTKTFSAGIDFGLFNRVTASVDYYSRRSEDLLQKVTLPSITGFATQWQNVANVQNRGIEVLINSDNITGKNFQWNTSFNISFNKNKILSVANDSLRQGFYNANSFYLFPGDDINSLKAVKYAGVDPENGKPRFEKLIFDDKGQKTGVTYVNTVDEVGASADPRQFQYIGTFQPKFYGGINNTFTYKSFSLSILITYAYGYVINDDLAAQMQGNNITGYNQIAYRKHQKMWTTPGQTDATEPELYTHATTDYFGSSKYMHDGSHARLRNVRLGYDLPKALLKKLNISRANFYISGDNLYTLYSKNIIATDPEGPSVGDAQNFGTSVGSGIGIPRRYVFGLQLGF comes from the coding sequence GTGAAGTTGTTAATTATCACCCTCCTGTTCGGAGCATTACATGTAAGTGCAAAAGTATCTGCACAAAGGATTTCTATTACTGAAACCAAAGCGCCCCTGGAAAAGGTGCTGAATGAAATAGAGCGGCAAAGTGGGTACCAGTTCTGGTATGATGAAGGTACCTTACCTGCAGGTGCTATGGTAAACATTACCATCAGGGATGCTTCCCTGGAACAGGCATTACAGCTCTGTCTTAAAGGTCATCACCTGAAATGGAAGATCCTGAAGAAGACGATTGTACTGACCAAAGAAAGTAACCAGTACTTTCCATCCGATGCCGCTATCGCTCCTGCACAAAAGATCACCGGTATTGTAAGAGATGCCAGCACCGGAGAACCAATGTTCGGGGCTACTGTAGTGATTAAAGGAACGAATAAAGCTACGGTTACTGACCGTCAGGGTGTATTTGAACTGGACACAGACGACAGCAATGTAGTGCTGGATGTTTCTTTCGTAGGATACGAGCACAAGCTGGTAAGCGTAAGCGGCAAACGGGGCAACCTGATTATCCTGCTTGCTCCGGCACTTTCCAAACTGGGCGAAACTGTGATCACCGGGTACTCCATCAAGAAAACGGGGGAACTGACAGGAGCAGTACAAAAAATTGGTGGCGACCAGCTCAGAAAAGGTATTACTACTTCCGATGTGGTATCCCTCCTGAAAGGCAGGGCTACCGGTTTATATATTTCTGAACAAGGTGCAGGCGATCCTACCAGCAAGGGCGGACAAATATTTGTAAGAGGCCAGAGCAGCATCGTAGGTGTTGGTGTGGACCAGGTGAATGAATTTGTAATGCCTACACAAAACTATGGTCCACTGCTGGTGCTGGATGGTGTGATCATGCCTAATCAGAACCTGAAAGAGCTGGTAAATCCCCAGGATATTGAAGATATCACTATCCTGAAAGATGCGGCAGCTACCGCTATCTATGGTTCCCGGGCGGCTGCAGGTGTAATTGTGGTGAATACAAAAAAAGGAGTGGCCGGCCAGCCGCAGATAATGGCCGAAATGAAATACGGATTGAACCAACCTAACCGTGGTGCCGTTCGTTTTTTAAATGGGCCTGAATTGTATGATCTGCAAAAAAGATACTTTACAGAAGATTACCAGGTCAATAATGGCAGTCTGTCTCCGCAATACCCTACTTTACAAGCCTACCTGGACAACCGTCTGCCTGCTCTGGCAGATGTACAGAACGGTTTTGACTGGCAGAAATATGGCTTTATTAACAGTAATACTAAAGAAGTAAACCTTTCCGCACGTGGTGGTACGGAAAATACCCGCTATTATATAGGAGGTACTTATTATGATGAACAATCCACCGGTGTAAACAATGGCTTGCAGCGTACGACCTTCCGGGTCAACCTGGAAAATAAACTAACCAAAAGGCTGACCACCAACATTTCACTCAATGGCATCTTTGATAGCGGAAAAAGAGAAAATTCCAATACCGGTACTTTTCTCTACAGCATGATCCCCTGGGTAAATCCATATAATGCAGATGGTTCTCCCAAATCTGTTCTGGAATATAAAATGAATGGCAGAACCCAGAAAAGTGCAAATCCCATTTTTGAGAACCAGTATAACTACATTCATACCAAAGCGCAACGTTTTACCGGTTCCATTAAGCTGGATTACAAACTGACCGACTGGCTCAGTTTTTCCAGTACCAACTCTGCCAATCTGAACTATACCAAAGATGAACGGTACATTGATGTGAGAAGTTATGCCGGTTCCGGTACCGCTACTTCCTCTAAAGGATTTTTGGGTACTTCTACCAATTACCTGAATAACTTCCTGACATCCAACCAGCTTAATTTCCGTAAATCACTGGGAGTCCACTCCATCCGTGCGCTGGTAGCAACAGAATACGGCCGTACCCGCATTGAAAATATGCTGGTAAATGTGAATAATGTAAGAGCAGGTTATCCCGTAATATCACTGGGCCGGATGGTAGGTAACCGGTACGACTATACTATCTATGGCATTCCTACTACCAAACAAGGCAATATAGAAGGCGGTAAAGAAGACCGGGCCTCCTTTTCTGCATTTGGAGAAGCCGGGTATACTTATGATGACAGATACAGTGTAAGTGCTTCCCTGAGAACGGATGCATCCAGCAGCTTTGGTTCCGACAAACGGTATGGTACCTTCTACTCTGTAGGTGGCGCCTGGATCATCAGTAACGAACATTTTGCCAAAGACCTGAAGTTCCTGAGCAACCTGAAGCTACGCACTAACTATGGCACCAGTGGTTCCCAACTGGGCGACAACTTCCTGACCCGTACCCTGTATGACCCAAGCTATACTTATAGCGGACAAGGTGCTGCTATTATTTCCGTACTGGCAAATCCGGACCTGAAATGGGAGGTTACCAAAACATTCAGTGCCGGTATAGACTTTGGTTTGTTTAACCGGGTGACCGCCAGTGTAGATTATTACAGCCGCCGCTCTGAAGACCTGCTGCAGAAAGTAACACTGCCATCCATCACCGGCTTTGCTACACAGTGGCAAAATGTAGCGAATGTACAGAACAGAGGGATTGAAGTCCTGATCAACTCCGATAATATCACCGGAAAGAACTTTCAATGGAATACCTCTTTTAATATCAGCTTTAATAAAAACAAGATCCTGAGCGTAGCCAATGATTCCTTAAGACAGGGCTTCTACAATGCCAACAGCTTTTATCTGTTTCCGGGAGATGATATCAATTCATTAAAGGCAGTAAAATATGCAGGTGTAGATCCTGAAAACGGAAAGCCCCGGTTTGAAAAGCTGATCTTCGACGATAAAGGACAAAAAACAGGTGTTACTTATGTGAATACCGTAGATGAAGTAGGAGCATCAGCAGATCCACGGCAGTTCCAGTATATCGGCACTTTCCAACCTAAATTCTATGGTGGTATCAACAATACTTTTACTTACAAAAGTTTCTCCCTGAGTATACTGATCACCTATGCCTATGGATATGTGATCAACGATGATCTGGCAGCGCAGATGCAAGGAAATAACATCACCGGCTATAACCAGATCGCTTACCGCAAGCACCAGAAAATGTGGACTACACCCGGACAAACGGATGCTACAGAACCAGAACTTTATACACATGCTACCACAGATTATTTTGGATCCAGCAAGTATATGCATGATGGCAGTCATGCCCGTCTGCGTAATGTACGCCTGGGCTACGACCTGCCTAAAGCATTGCTGAAAAAGCTGAACATCTCACGAGCTAATTTTTATATCAGCGGGGATAATTTATACACCCTTTATTCCAAAAACATTATTGCAACTGATCCTGAAGGACCATCAGTGGGAGATGCGCAAAATTTTGGCACGTCTGTGGGTTCCGGTATTGGCATTCCGCGCCGATATGTATTTGGCCTGCAACTGGGTTTCTAA
- a CDS encoding FecR family protein, translated as MDIAKISLLAKKYLDGEATVAEQQILHEWYDHVNEGETEIVSTAQPETLDNVKARMFNHLRQEIVQSKSTTRIQDKTVPVRMLPTPKRWIPWAAAAIILLSAGGLWLFQSRQQAEPIKAAVIAPGTNKARLTLANGDVVELNESAEGTIAEEAGTQVSKQRAALIYHAGTAAGKAAMNMLTVPRGGNYQVVLPDGTKVWLNAASELKYPTAFTGKERIVSITGEGYFEVAKDAAKPFIVKTNHLQVEVLGTQFNMKAYADEQTIKTTLLEGSVKLVTSSGSSMLSPGQQAQLETDGGIKIVPVTDASQVIAWKNGFFSFRKADISTIMREISRWYDVDIKYEGAITTRRFTGKVLRSYNLSETLTILEASDLHFRLEGKQITVLP; from the coding sequence ATGGATATAGCGAAGATCAGTTTATTAGCAAAAAAATACCTGGATGGCGAAGCCACTGTAGCGGAACAGCAAATACTCCATGAGTGGTATGATCATGTGAATGAGGGAGAAACTGAAATAGTAAGTACTGCTCAGCCGGAGACGCTGGACAATGTAAAAGCCCGGATGTTTAACCATCTCCGGCAGGAGATTGTACAAAGTAAATCAACCACCAGGATACAGGATAAGACCGTACCGGTGCGTATGCTGCCCACACCAAAAAGATGGATTCCCTGGGCGGCCGCCGCAATAATATTACTTTCTGCCGGTGGCCTGTGGCTATTTCAGTCACGTCAGCAGGCGGAGCCCATTAAGGCTGCCGTAATAGCACCCGGCACTAATAAAGCCAGGCTTACACTGGCTAATGGTGATGTAGTAGAATTAAATGAGTCTGCCGAAGGCACCATTGCGGAAGAAGCCGGTACCCAGGTAAGCAAACAACGGGCGGCCCTGATATACCATGCAGGTACTGCAGCAGGAAAAGCTGCTATGAATATGCTCACCGTGCCAAGGGGAGGAAATTATCAGGTGGTATTGCCTGATGGGACCAAAGTATGGCTGAATGCTGCGAGTGAACTGAAATACCCTACCGCTTTTACTGGTAAGGAACGCATCGTGAGCATTACCGGCGAAGGGTATTTTGAAGTAGCTAAAGATGCTGCCAAACCTTTTATCGTTAAAACCAACCACCTGCAGGTAGAAGTATTGGGGACGCAATTCAATATGAAGGCTTATGCAGATGAACAAACCATTAAAACCACCTTACTGGAAGGGAGTGTAAAATTAGTAACCTCCAGTGGCAGCAGTATGCTATCTCCCGGGCAGCAGGCACAACTGGAAACAGATGGCGGGATTAAAATAGTACCTGTCACGGATGCTAGCCAGGTAATTGCCTGGAAAAACGGTTTCTTCTCCTTCAGAAAAGCGGATATCTCCACTATCATGCGGGAAATAAGCCGCTGGTATGATGTAGACATCAAATATGAAGGTGCTATCACGACGCGCAGATTTACCGGAAAAGTATTACGCAGCTATAACTTATCGGAAACGTTAACCATTCTGGAAGCCAGCGACCTGCATTTCAGGTTGGAAGGAAAACAAATTACCGTATTGCCATAA
- a CDS encoding SusC/RagA family TonB-linked outer membrane protein, protein MKKSFSYGMLLSAMVLSQVGVAQTGNATGNAPVTTQPAQNISFSGRIIDGKTRLPLSGANVHITGTTHEVLTDDKGRFSFLTGQHFPVTLVVSQPGYLVREFQLHDSNPVDIILAETPSQLNELVIIGYGTQKKASLTGAVSSLDQKILANRPITNSTQALQNLPGVFTNQTKGRPGDDGATIRIRGVGTLNNSNPLVLVDGVEFSLGDVNPNDIESVTVLKDAASAAIYGNRAANGVILVKTKTGKKGKFQLDYSNYFGTQQATRFPDVVSNMVEYMKGKNRALANEGKPAESSPALIDEYSKGTDPFIYPDNNWFDIMFRKAAIQEHNLRLSGGSDKTSFSLSLGYLNQEGIMIETYAKRYSINLNVSSQLTNKLKVGGSHIGNFWTNRESAYTADEGNGEGGLMGLIYRGLPFQAPYAADGSYADQWIRVPGHNFFRNPLALSKEGFRKNNQYHTLTNLFAEYQLPFNIRYKTTVAANIRYGIEKFNYPQIYLTNPKTGVISPIGNTPLRGINQVSNHVINLTNFHTLTWDQRIGKHGVGALGGFSVESFNDGNFSAYNQGYLGNNLSELNAGSTSPKVGGTSGQSRLLSYFGRVNYDFDEKYLFEVNFRYDGSSRFAAGKRWGFFPSFSAGWRLSEEDFLKDFKNLSNLKLRASYGKLGNQSIDLFSYVDAITLGQNYNFNGNIVSGAAITQLSDPEITWETTSMTDIGLEGGFFKNRLTFELDYFNKKTTNILRQVSVPGQVGNLGGPFRNIGAVSNKGVEITLDYRGSISQFRYSIGANVTYLENKVTDLRGQKYYGTNTITTEGAAIGSFYGLEAIGIFQNASEVSKHAFQNAGTQPGDLKYRDVDGNGVIDNNDRVVIGNSIPKYTYGFSLSGEFKGVELSAIFQGIGDVDTYLTGNLAQPFKNGAGVTREWLTDSWTPENPNARLPRLTTSNGYPQNFITSSFWVQDASYLRLKNIQLSYTLPPRLVAKAGFTKCKVFVNAQNYLTFSKFKFSDPERDVTRANLIEYPVAKSITAGVNISL, encoded by the coding sequence ATGAAAAAGTCATTTAGCTATGGCATGCTACTTTCTGCCATGGTGCTTTCACAGGTGGGTGTTGCTCAAACAGGCAATGCAACAGGCAATGCGCCAGTCACTACCCAACCCGCACAGAATATCTCCTTTAGCGGAAGAATTATTGATGGAAAAACCAGATTGCCACTAAGTGGGGCTAACGTTCATATTACGGGTACCACACATGAAGTGCTGACAGATGATAAGGGAAGATTCAGCTTCCTTACCGGACAGCATTTCCCGGTTACCCTGGTGGTAAGCCAGCCTGGTTACCTGGTTCGTGAATTTCAATTGCATGATAGTAACCCGGTAGATATTATTCTTGCTGAAACGCCCAGCCAACTGAACGAGCTGGTCATCATCGGATATGGTACGCAGAAAAAGGCCAGCCTTACCGGAGCGGTAAGCAGCCTGGATCAAAAAATACTTGCCAACCGGCCCATTACTAACTCCACGCAGGCCTTGCAAAACCTGCCGGGCGTATTTACCAATCAAACCAAAGGCCGTCCGGGCGATGATGGGGCCACTATCCGGATCAGGGGTGTGGGAACACTGAATAATAGTAATCCCCTGGTATTGGTAGATGGGGTGGAGTTTTCCCTGGGAGATGTAAATCCAAATGATATAGAAAGTGTAACCGTATTAAAGGATGCAGCTTCCGCTGCTATCTACGGCAACAGGGCGGCGAATGGTGTTATCCTGGTTAAAACAAAAACAGGGAAAAAAGGCAAATTCCAGCTGGACTATAGCAATTATTTCGGCACTCAGCAAGCTACCCGCTTTCCCGATGTGGTGAGTAACATGGTGGAATACATGAAGGGGAAAAACCGCGCGCTGGCCAATGAGGGTAAACCCGCTGAAAGTTCACCGGCATTAATAGATGAATACAGCAAAGGAACGGATCCGTTTATTTATCCTGATAACAACTGGTTCGATATCATGTTCCGCAAAGCGGCTATCCAGGAACATAATCTCCGCTTATCCGGTGGTAGTGATAAAACCAGTTTTTCATTGTCATTGGGTTACCTGAACCAGGAAGGCATCATGATTGAAACCTATGCCAAAAGATATTCCATCAACCTGAATGTAAGCTCCCAGCTTACAAACAAACTAAAAGTAGGAGGAAGTCATATTGGTAATTTCTGGACTAACCGTGAAAGCGCCTACACGGCAGATGAAGGGAATGGGGAAGGCGGCCTGATGGGACTGATTTACAGAGGGCTGCCTTTTCAGGCGCCCTACGCGGCAGATGGTTCCTATGCAGACCAGTGGATACGCGTACCCGGTCATAACTTTTTCCGAAATCCACTCGCTTTGTCCAAAGAAGGATTCCGGAAAAATAATCAATACCACACACTGACGAACCTGTTTGCAGAATACCAGCTGCCATTTAATATACGCTACAAAACAACTGTGGCAGCCAATATCCGGTACGGGATCGAAAAATTCAATTATCCGCAGATCTACCTGACCAACCCTAAAACCGGCGTGATAAGTCCTATAGGTAATACCCCCTTAAGAGGGATTAACCAGGTGAGTAATCATGTGATCAACCTCACCAACTTCCATACTTTAACCTGGGATCAGAGAATTGGTAAACATGGTGTTGGTGCATTGGGCGGATTTAGTGTGGAAAGTTTTAATGATGGTAATTTCTCCGCTTACAACCAGGGCTATCTGGGTAACAACCTGTCAGAACTGAATGCAGGCAGCACTTCTCCGAAAGTGGGCGGTACCTCCGGACAATCCAGACTGCTTTCTTATTTCGGCCGCGTCAATTATGATTTTGATGAAAAGTATTTATTTGAAGTCAACTTCCGCTACGATGGCTCTTCCAGATTTGCGGCAGGAAAACGCTGGGGATTCTTCCCCTCTTTCTCAGCAGGATGGCGACTGAGTGAAGAAGATTTTCTGAAGGACTTTAAAAACCTGAGCAACCTGAAACTGCGGGCATCCTATGGAAAACTGGGGAACCAGTCTATCGACCTGTTCAGCTATGTGGATGCTATTACATTGGGACAGAACTACAATTTCAACGGCAACATCGTGAGCGGTGCCGCTATTACACAATTGAGTGATCCGGAAATTACCTGGGAAACTACCAGCATGACGGATATTGGACTGGAAGGAGGTTTTTTCAAAAATAGGCTGACGTTTGAACTGGATTATTTTAATAAAAAAACAACTAACATCCTGCGGCAGGTAAGTGTACCAGGACAGGTGGGCAACCTGGGCGGTCCTTTCCGGAATATAGGAGCAGTGTCTAATAAAGGTGTGGAAATCACCTTAGACTACCGTGGCAGTATCAGCCAGTTTCGCTATTCCATAGGTGCTAATGTGACTTACCTGGAAAACAAAGTGACAGATCTGAGAGGGCAAAAATACTATGGTACCAATACCATTACCACAGAAGGCGCTGCTATCGGATCTTTCTACGGACTGGAAGCGATAGGGATTTTCCAGAATGCATCAGAGGTATCGAAACATGCGTTTCAAAACGCAGGCACCCAACCAGGAGATCTTAAATATCGTGATGTAGATGGAAATGGTGTTATTGATAATAACGACAGGGTTGTGATTGGCAACAGCATTCCTAAATATACCTATGGTTTTTCCCTGAGCGGGGAATTTAAAGGAGTTGAGCTATCTGCCATTTTCCAGGGAATAGGAGATGTGGATACTTATCTTACCGGTAATCTTGCACAACCTTTTAAGAATGGCGCTGGTGTTACCCGGGAATGGCTTACCGATTCCTGGACACCTGAAAACCCCAATGCCCGGTTACCCAGGCTGACTACCTCCAACGGATATCCGCAGAACTTTATTACTTCCAGCTTTTGGGTACAGGATGCTTCTTATCTCAGGTTAAAAAATATACAGTTGAGTTATACACTTCCTCCCAGGTTAGTGGCGAAGGCAGGGTTCACTAAGTGTAAAGTATTTGTGAATGCACAGAATTACCTGACTTTTTCAAAATTCAAGTTCAGCGATCCCGAGAGAGATGTGACAAGGGCTAATCTTATTGAATATCCTGTAGCAAAGAGTATCACAGCAGGCGTTAATATTTCACTTTAA
- a CDS encoding RagB/SusD family nutrient uptake outer membrane protein, with amino-acid sequence MIYKNIIVAIAATALLSCNKFLELEPTDRFTQDTYWTTADQGLAALNATYAVLVNGGSLYSARNSVYLDALTPNTYQYNADENIISRGLHNALTDKFNTTWNTSYQGIGRANNFLANIDKVNMTASLKERYKAEAKFLRALYYFPLWNLYGGAPLITEATNFKTQATLPRNTANELLTQILKDLDEAAANDVLPLAYTGADKGRVTRGAVLALKARVLLYAGRWEEAATAAKKVIDLKSYALFPDYRALFYLENEGNQEVIFDVQYKFPEFTHSLDVSLDQQLGSAPLPGLVNDYYATDGKPISESTKYDPLKPYENRDPRLSATVIIPGTVFKGAIVTDIQYPSTGYGHKKYTIFKDNEKPTIVPTSNTSELNYIVLRYADVLLMYAEAQNEAFGPASGGDKGLTPVEAINLVRARAKIADVPEGLSQEQLRKEIRHERRVELAGEGLYYFDIRRWKTAEQVLNTDVYNIKGERIDSRAFNAGRDYLWPVPSVAIQENPALAQNLNYGK; translated from the coding sequence ATGATTTACAAAAATATAATTGTTGCGATAGCAGCCACAGCATTGCTGAGCTGCAATAAATTCCTGGAACTGGAACCCACCGACCGTTTTACACAGGACACCTATTGGACTACTGCCGATCAGGGGCTGGCAGCATTGAATGCTACCTATGCAGTACTGGTAAACGGAGGCTCCTTATATTCTGCCAGAAATAGCGTATACCTCGATGCATTAACGCCTAATACTTATCAGTACAATGCTGATGAGAACATTATCTCCCGCGGACTGCACAATGCGTTAACAGACAAGTTCAATACCACCTGGAATACAAGTTATCAGGGAATTGGCCGCGCCAATAATTTTCTGGCCAATATTGATAAAGTGAATATGACCGCATCGCTGAAGGAAAGGTATAAAGCGGAGGCAAAATTTTTACGGGCACTCTATTATTTCCCGCTCTGGAATTTATATGGCGGCGCACCCCTTATTACCGAGGCTACCAATTTCAAAACACAGGCTACGCTGCCGAGGAATACAGCCAATGAATTGCTGACACAGATTTTAAAAGATCTGGATGAGGCAGCAGCGAATGATGTATTACCACTGGCATATACCGGTGCAGATAAAGGCCGGGTTACCAGAGGGGCCGTGCTGGCACTAAAAGCAAGGGTGTTGTTATATGCAGGCCGTTGGGAAGAAGCTGCTACTGCTGCTAAAAAAGTGATTGACCTGAAATCCTACGCATTGTTTCCGGATTACAGGGCACTGTTTTATCTGGAGAATGAAGGGAATCAGGAAGTGATCTTTGATGTGCAGTACAAGTTCCCTGAGTTTACCCATTCCCTGGATGTAAGCCTGGACCAGCAATTGGGATCTGCCCCGTTGCCTGGACTGGTAAATGATTATTATGCAACAGATGGTAAGCCTATCAGCGAATCAACAAAATATGACCCGCTGAAACCTTATGAAAACCGCGACCCCCGGCTGTCTGCCACGGTAATTATTCCGGGTACTGTTTTTAAAGGAGCCATTGTTACAGATATCCAGTATCCCAGCACCGGCTATGGTCATAAAAAATATACTATTTTCAAGGACAATGAAAAACCCACCATTGTACCTACGAGTAATACTTCGGAATTGAATTATATAGTGCTGCGTTATGCAGATGTATTGCTGATGTATGCAGAGGCCCAGAACGAAGCTTTTGGTCCTGCTTCCGGTGGTGATAAGGGATTAACGCCGGTAGAGGCGATCAACCTGGTGAGGGCAAGGGCTAAGATAGCAGATGTTCCGGAAGGGTTATCCCAGGAGCAATTGCGTAAAGAGATCCGCCACGAGCGCAGGGTAGAACTGGCTGGCGAAGGCTTGTATTACTTCGATATCAGGAGATGGAAAACAGCAGAGCAGGTACTGAATACAGATGTGTATAATATAAAGGGAGAGCGGATAGACAGCAGGGCATTTAATGCCGGCCGCGATTATCTCTGGCCTGTTCCGTCGGTAGCAATACAGGAAAATCCTGCCTTAGCACAGAATCTTAATTACGGAAAATAA